The DNA region TCAATAATCCCCAAGGATTTTTGCCATCATCATATTTCACGGCAAACTCGACAGCTTCCACCCGCCGAAAATAGTCTTGGTCTAACGCATGCACTAGCCCGGGCTTATTTTTGGGTTCTTGTCCAGATATTTTTTGCACATTATTCAGCATTGGCCCCAAAATATCTACAGCAATTACTCCATGTTCGGCAACTTTGGCCGCTACAAACTCACGTAAAAGCGGAGAAACCATCGTATAACACAATACACTTTTTTGCGTTTTAGCCTCGATAATTAGTTTTTCTAATTGTTCGGTGCTCTCCATATAAGGTACACGTACAATATCAAAAGTACCTGGCTTAAATTGACTCGCAGTAGCTTTGGCCACCGATTCTGCGGTTTCGCCGATTGAATCAGATACTGCATATATTATTGGTAATTTATCTATGATAAAAACCTCCCTCTTCCTTCTGCTAAATCTAATAATAATCTACTCAAATTTGTCTTAGTTAGCCGACCGACAATTTCATACTTTTTTTCTTTACCGACCTGTTTCACCACTGGCAAACCATCAATTTCGTTATCTATAATTTTTCTTATCGCTACCGCGATCGGTTCATCTGTTGTAGTTACAATTAATTTTGATAATGGGGTCATTACCATTACTATCGGAGTTTTACTCAAGTCCTCTTTGTTATTTAAGGAGGCTTTTAATAAATCTTTGCGTGATACTACACCACATAAAAAAGAATGTTCGTCCAATATAAATACACTGCCAACATCTTCTAAAAACATCATTACAATCGCATCATAAGCATTCTTGTTATTTTGCAAAACTACTGGAACGGATTGAATATCCCGCACACATAAATTAGCTAATTCATCCGTAAGCATGCTCAGGTTGTTCTTACCAGTGTAAAAATAACCTACTTTCGGTCTAGCATCAAGCACGCCACTCATTACTAAGATTGCTAAATCAGAACGTAAGGCAGCCCTAGTCACATTTAAGTTTTGCGCAATACTTTCTCCAGTTATTGGTCCTCGCTCTCTAACCATTTCTGCAATTTTCTTTTGTCTTTCTGTTAATGAAATTGTTCTCACTTCCTTGCTTAATCAGCTTTACATATCTAAATATAATAATACGCTACTTTTTGGAAAAATCCTCTTTATTATTCAATAAAAATAAGAAAAACATCTTAAAGTTATTAATTTAGTCTTTAAGATGTTTTTCTTTTTGTTTATTTACCAGTTCTACCACGCTTCGTAAATTCTTGTCCTTGAGCACACATCGGACAAGTTGTCGCTGGATAAGTTTCAATATTTAAGGTTAATAGGGCTTTGGTTTTAACAGCAAAATCAACTTTCCCACCACTGCGGTCAACAAGTAAACCGACCCCAACTACCTCACCACCATGTTCTTTGATAACATCTAGTACTTCAAAAACTGAACCACCCGTAGTAACAATATCTTCTACAACTAAAACTTTTGTGCCTGCAGGAATTTCAAAGCCACGTTTCAAAGTCATTTTTCCATTTTCTCGTTCCGTAAATATTGCTCTAGTTCCTAGAGCTTTCCCAACTTCATGGGCTAGCAAAATCCCCCCCGTAACTGGTCCCACAACCAGTTGAACTTGATCTTGAGCGAAATTAGCTGCTAAAGCTTGACAAAGTTTTTCTGTATATTTCGGATGTTGTAGCACATTAAATTTTTCAACATACATGGGACTATGAAGTCCTGACGTTAGCAAAAAATGTCCATGCATAACTGCTTGTGTTTCCTCTAATAAGGCCAATACTTCTGTTTCTTGCATTATTTCTTCGCCTCCTGCATTTCCTTAACTATATCTTGTACCGCTTGCTTTAAATCCGTTGCCTTAGTTATTGGTCTACCGATAACTAAATGAGTTGCGCCATTTTCTATGGCAGCTTTCGGTGTAGCAATACGACTTTGGTCATTTAATTCACTACCTGCTGGACGAATCCCTGGCGTTACAATAAGAAACTCTTCACCACAAGCTGCTCTAATTGCCGCAGCTTCTTGTGGCGAGGCAACAACTCCATCCAAGCCGGCTTTTTTAGCCAATTTCGCCAAATGAATTACTTGCGCACTAATGCTTTCAGCATAATTCAATTCTTGCCATTCTTCTGCCGAAATACTAGTTAACACCGTTACGGCAATTAATTTCGGGGCTTTAATTCCTAGTTCAGCCGCACGTGCTTTTACAGTTTGTGCCGCAAATTGCATCATTTGAAAACCACCGGTAGCATGAACATTAAGCATATCTACGCCCAATTCCGTTAATGCTGCTAAACTACTGCCCACCGTATTAGGAATATCATGTAATTTTAAATCTAAAAAAATACTTTTTCCGTTGCCTTTAAGATATCTAACTACTTCCGCACCACAACTATAAAAAAGTTCCATGCCTACTTTATAATAAGTTACGCTTTCACCAAGTCCAATAACTAAATTACTCAACTTAGCCATATTCGGCACATCTAAGGCCACAATTAATCTTTTATCTAAAATCATTTTTTTACTCCTAAGCTGTTTTTATTGCCAAGCCAAACCAACTAATTCTTGCACATGTTTATAGTTATATTTATCTAAATACGCTAAAATTCCATAGTTAATTTCTTGAGCGATACTCGGATTAACAAAATTAGCCGTGCCCACAGCTACTGCACTAGCTCCCGCTAAAAAAAACTCAATTGCATCTTCAGCCGTCATGATTCCACCCATGCCAACAATCGGAATATGCACTGCTTGAGCCACTTGATACACCATGCGTACAGCTACAGGTCTAATTGCGGGCCCAGACAAACCGCCCATCACATTTCCCAAAACTGGTTTTTGTTTATGAATATCAATTTTCATCCCTACTAAAGTATTAATCATACAAATAGCATCGGACCCAGCTTGTTCCACGGCTTGCGCCATCGCCACAATGTCCGTAACATTCGGTGATAGTTTAGTTATAACGGGTTTACTAACTGCTTGTTTTACAGCCCGCACAACTTTGCTAGCACTATCAGGGCAAACCCCAAAAGCAATGCCACCTTCTTTAACATTTGGACAAGATATATTCAATTCAATCGCCGCAACACCTGGTACATCTAGGTATTTTGCCACTTCCCCATACTCTTCGGGCGTATTGCCAGCAATATTTACAATTACCGGGCTATAGTATTTTCCTAGTTTAGGCAAAATATCTTGTAAAAAAGCCTCTACACCGGGGTTTTCTAAACCAATACAATTTAACATTCCCGCCGGAGTTTCTACGGCCCGTTGTCCAAAATTACCGGCACGCGGTTTTAAAGTTGTGCCCTTAACAACAATTCCGCCCACTTGATTTAAATCCAAAAAATCTTCAAATTCTACACCCCAACCAAAGGTCCCGGAAGCCGTCATGATTGGCGTCGGCATATTAATGCCTACGATTTCGGTATTTAAGCGTTGTAATTGAGCCGCTGTTAATCCCATTCTATCACCTCTTCAGCCGGAAAAACTGGTCCGTCTGTACAAACTTTTACTCGCTTGCCACTTTTCGTTGCACATGAACAAGATAAGCAAGCGCCAATGCCACAAGCCATGTATTTTTCTAACGACACTTGGCAGGGAATTCCCTGTTCAATTGCCAATTTAGCCACACCTTGCATCATCTTAACTGGCCCACAGGTATATACTGCATCGTATTTTCCACTTGCTAACAACTCCGGTAATAGCGCTAAAGCATTGCCTTGCACACCTAAAGAACCATCATCTGTAGTTATGTGAATTTGTTTGCAACTTGCCGTAAACAAATCTTGCCAAAACAATTCTTGTGCACTCCGACCGGCTAATAAAACTTCTGTATTCAGGCCACAAAAAACTCTGCTAAGATAAATTAAAGGCGCAATCCCAAGGCCCCCCCCCACTAGTAAGGGTTTTTTTGCCGTTAAATTAAAGCCATTACCTAACGGACCTACAATATCTAGATATTCGCCAACTTGTACCAAGCTGAGTGCTTGGGTGCCCTCACCTAATACTTTATAAATAAAAGTTAGAGTCTTAGCATCACCATCAACATCGGCTACACTAATTGGACGGCGCAACAATGGTTGTTGCGCGCCTTTAACTTTTAATTGTGCAAACTGCCCTGGCAAAGTTATGCTCGCCAATTCCGGCACATAAACCTCAGTTTTATAAACTTGTGGTCCAATTTCTACTTGTTTAACTACTTTTGCTTCGATAATTTTTTTCAACAGTTTACACCTCCCAGTTAAAGTCCTGCATCGCCATAACGCTTATTAAACGACGGCGACGCATATTAGCAATTACGCCCATTACTTCTTTAGCCGTATCCATTGAGGTCAAACATGGCAAAGCGTGCTCCACTGTAGCTCGGCGAATTTTAAACCCATCTCTTTCTAATTGTTTGCCTAAAGTTAGAGTATTTACCACTAAATTTATTTTTCCAGCTTTAATGTCATCTAATAAATTTGGTGTGCCTTCACTAATTTTAACCGCTTCAGTGCAAACTATTCCTAAGCTTTTAAAATAATTTGACGTTCCTTTAGTCGCAATTATCTTATAGCCTAGCTCTTCAAACCCTTGAGCCAAAACACCAGCCTCTTCTTTGTCGCGATCTGCGACAGTAAACAATATTGCCCCCTCATGCGGAATATTAATCCCTGAAGCAATAGTGGCTTTATACAGTGCCCGCGAATAATAGCGGTCAATCCCCATAACTTCGCCAGTGGATTTCATTTCTGGCCCTAAAGATATATCAACTAAATTCATTTTTGCAAACGAGAACACTGGTGCTTTTACCGCATAATAATCTGGGAACATGCAAAGGCCACTTTTATAGCCTAAATCTTTAAGGGTTTTGCCTGTAGCTATTTTAGTTGCCAATTTAACAATTGGAATATTAGTAACTTTACTTAAAAAAGGTACGGTACGGCTAGAGCGCGGATTCACCTCAATAACATACAATTGTTCATCTTTTACTATGTATTGGATGTTAATAACCCCTTGGACTTTTAAGCCCAAGGCCAATTTATTGGTATAATCAATCACTTTAGCAATAATACGTTCCGATAAATTCTTAGGTGGATATACAGCGATACTATCGCCAGAATGTACTCCTGCCCGCTCAATATGTTCCATAATCCCTGGAATTAAAACTTCTGTACCATCACAAATCGCATCAACTTCTACTTCGGTACCTTGCATATAGTGATCTACTAAAACCGGATGTTCTGCCGAAGCTTTTACGGCATAAGACATATAATGATGTAATTCTTCATCATTATAAACAATTTCCATCGCTCTTCCACCTAAAACATAAGACGGACGCACCACAACTGGATAACCTACATGAGCTGCGGCACTAAGTGCTTCCGTAATATTAGTTACCGTTCGACCTTTAGGACGCGCAATATTCAACTCTGTCAACAACTCTTCAAAGCGTTCTCGATCCTCGGCCATATCAATACTGTTGACACTAGTACCTAAAATTTTAACCCCGCAAGCTGCCAAAGGACCGGCTAAATTTATAGCTGTTTGCCCACCAAATTGGACAATTACCCCTTCGGGCTGTTCTTTATCAATAACATTTAAAACATCTTCTAGGGTTAAAGGTTCAAAATACAATTTATCCGAAGTATCAAAATCTGTACTTACAGTTTCCGGATTGTTGTTTATAATAATTGTTTCATATCCCAATTCTTTTAAAGCCCAAACTGAGTGTACCGAGCAATAGTCAAACTCTATGCCTTGCCCAATTCTAATCGGCCCTGAGCCTAACACTAATACTTTTTTTCGTTCACTCACCGCTACTTCATCTTCTTGAGCATAGGTCGAATAATAATATGGTGTAAAGGCCTCAAATTCCGCTGCACAAGTATCTACCATTTTATAAGTAGGAATAATCGCCGCATTTTTCCTAAAATTTCTTACTTCTAACGCTGTCGAGTTTAGCAAGTTGGCAATTGTTACATCCGCAAAACCCATTTTTTTAGCTTTTCTAATTAATTTCGCATCAAACCCACTTGCTTTTAAACTTTTTTCCATTTCTACAATATTAAGGAATTTTTGCAAAAAGAAATTATCAATTTTAGTTATTTCATGAATTTCAGCAATGCTTAAACCACGACGCATACTTTCCGCGATTACAAAAATCCGTTCATCCGTAATTTCTGCAACTTTAGCAAACAGCTCTTGGTCAGCTAATTTTTCTAATTCTGGCAATTGCAAATGGGTCAAACCTATTTCTAAAGAACGCACAGCCTTTAACAGCCCCGCTTCAATATTTCTTTCTATGGCCATTACTTCCCCAGTAGCCTTCATTTGCGTACCTAGAACACGGTCAGCATCGACAAATTTATCAAACGGCCAACGCGGGAATTTAATTACCGCATAATCTAAAGCCGGTTCAAAGCAAGCCATAGTTTTTTGTGTTACTTCATTTATTATTTCATCTAATCGATAACCAATAGCTATTTTAGCGGCAACTTTAGCAATTGGATAGCCAGTAGCTTTAGAAGCCAAGGCGCTCGAGCGACTAACCCGTGGATTAACTTCAATTACACAATACCGCTCTGACTGCGTATCTAAAGCTAACTGCACATTGCAACCACCTTCAACGCCTAGTTCGCGGACTATTTTAATGGATGCAGTTCTCAGCATTTGCACTTCTCGATCTGTTAACGTTTGCGTTGGTGCTACAACAATACTATCACCAGTATGTACCCCTACTGGATCAATATTTTCCATATTACATACCGTGATGCAATTATCAGCAGCATCGCGCAATACTTCATATTCGATTTCTTTCCAGCCCGCTACACTACGTTCAATCAAGGCCTGCCCAATCAAACTATGTTTTAGACCCCGATTAGTAATTTCTAGTAATTCAGCTTCGCAAGTTGCAATTCCGCCTCCAGTACCCCCTAAGGTGTAAGCAGGCCGCACAATCAACGGATAACCAACCCGTCTAGCAAACTCTCTAGCCGCAGCTACAGTTTCTACAATGGCACTTTCCGGAATTGGTTGATTGATTTTTTGCATGGTTTCTTTAAATAATTCGCGGTCTTCCGCTTTTTTAATACTCTCAATACTCGTACCTAGTAATTCTACCTTATATTCACTCAAAACGCCCCGTTTAGCTAAGTCAACTGCTAAATTTAAACCAGTTTGCCCACCTAAAGTCGCCAACAAGCCATCTGGACGTTCTTTTTTTATTACTTCTTCTAAAAATTCTACTGTCAATGGTTCAATATAGACGCGATCTGCAATATCAGTATCAGTCATAATTGTCGCTGGATTACTATTTACTAAAACTACTTCAATTCCTTCATTTTTCAAGGTTCTACAAGCTTGGGTTCCAGCATAGTCAAATTCAGCCGCTTGACCAATGACAATTGGCCCTGAACCAATAACCATTACTTTTTTTATATACGTTTTTTTCGGCATCTTATTTTTCCCCCATATTCTTTAAAAACCGTTCAAACAAATATTCGTGTCCATCTGGTCCTGGAGCTGCTTCCGGATGATATTGCACCGAAAAAATTGGTAACTGGGTATGTTTAAATCCTTCTATTGTGCGGTCATTAACCGAAAGGTGTGTGATTTGCAAAGGCAAACCCACCAAGGACTCTTCTGTTACAGCATAACCATGATTTTGCGAGCTTATAAAAACCTTATCTAACTCTAAATCTATAACAGGATGATTAATTCCCCGATGACCAAATTTTAATTTATAAGTATCTGCCCCCAAAGCTAATGCTAACATCTGGTGGCCTAAGCAAATCCCAAAAATCGGTTTTTGCCCAATAAGTTTTTTCACCATTGCAATTACAAAAGGTAAGTCTTTAGGATCCCCCGGTCCATTAGAAAGAAAAATTCCATCTGGTGAACTAGCCAAAATTTCTTCAAATGTTGCCGTAGCTGGAAAAACTGTCAATTTACAATTAAAGTCGAGTAAAACTTGCAAGATATTTTGTTTAATCCCCAAATCCAAAACAGCTACGTGTTTACCAGTATTTTCTAACCCCAAACTATATTTTTCCGGAGTTGTAACTTCTACAACTTGCCCATGTTCCTCAGGTGTTGCCAACAAACGCTCAATTTCTGCTTGCGATACTTCTTCACCCACAATAACACCTTTTAGCACACCATGATTACGAATTTTACGCGTAATAGCCCGTGTATCTACATTGTATAAACAAGTTAAGCCTTGCTTATTTAAAAAACTAGCAATAGTTTCTTGCATGCGCCAATTATTAGGTTGTTCACATAATTGTTCGACTACATAACCTCTAGCAAAAGACTTGCGACTTTGATTAAAAAAATCACTCACTCCATAATTACCGATCATCGGGTAAGTCATGACAATAATTTGTCCACAATACGAAGGATCTGTTAACACCTCTTGATAGCCACTCATGCCGGTAGTAAAAACTACTTCCCCTACAGCATTTTCAGCCCCCAACAAGTCGCCATGGTATACACTTCCATCCGCGAACACCAATTTCCCCGCTCTGCTATTTAGCATACCACACCTTCTTTCATTACAATTTTACCATCTACTATCGTCATTACTGCGGCGCCTACACACTCTTTATTCTCATAAGGAGTATGCTTACCCCGTGTATAAAATTTTGTACTTTGTACTTGCCATTTTTTATTTATATCTAAAATTGTTATATCTGCGGGCATACCCACTTTTAAACTGCCCCGCTCCAAACCAAAAACTTGCGCTGGTTGAGTGCTCATTTTATTTACTAACTCCGTTAGATTTAACACGCCTGTATGATATAACTCGGTCAATACTACCCCTACTGAAGTTTCTAAGCCCGCAAAACCATTAGGCGCATAACGAAACTCCACATCTTTTTCTTCAAAAGCATGTGGTGCATGGTCAGTTACAATTGCATCGAATGTCCCGTCTAACAAGCCCGCACGCAAAGCTTCAACATGCACTTGATCTCTTAGTGGTGGTGATACTTTAAACGCTGTATTAAAGCTGGCACAAGCCTCATCAGTAAGTGTTAAATGATGTACTGCAACCTCGGCCGTTACTTTTACACCGCGTTTTTTAGCTTGACGAATTATTTCTGTTGACCCAGCTGTAGAAACATGCGCAATATGTACTTTCGCTTTAGCATATTCCGCTAATAAAATATCTCTTGCTACGGCAATATCCTCTGCTACAGCAGGCAACCCCGGAATACCTAGTCTTGCTGATACTACACCTTCATGCATATAACCATCTGAAAGTTTATAATCTTCCGCATGGGAAATTATTGTTTTATCAAAAATACTTGCATACTCTAAAGCTGAAGAAAACAACTTGGCATTTTGCACATAATGTCCATCATCAGAAAAGGCCATCGCGCCCGCAAAAGTCATATCGCCCATTTCCGCTAACTCTTGACCTTCTTGCCCTTTAGTTACCGCCCCGATAACTTCCACCTTAACAATCGCTTCACGACCAATTCGTTCTTTCAACCCCGATATCACTATCGAGTTATCAACAACAGGCTTGGTGTTGGGCATGCAAGCTACTGTTGTAAAACCACCGGCCGCTGCGGCTTGCGTTCCCGAAATTATATCTTCTTTAGCTTCTAGGCCTGGCTCTCTCAAATGAATATGCAGATCAATCAAACCTGGGGTAACTACCAAACCAGCTGCATCAACCACAGTTGCCGTTGCCGCCTCAATTACAGGAGCTATTTCCACAACTTTACCATCTTCAACTAGGATATCCATAACTTTATCTAAATTTTGACTTGGATCAACTACGCGTCCAGCCTTAATTAGTAATTTCATTTATTTTCCCCCCATAAGCACTAAATATAGTAAAGCCATTCTTACCGCTACCCCATTTTGAACTTCTTCTTGAATTGCTGAATTATCTGAGTAGGCAACATCAGGTGCAATTTCCAGTCCACGATTCATTGGCCCTGGATGTAAAATTAAGGCATCGGGTTTGGCTAAAGCAAAGCGTTTCGCATTTAAGCCAAAAATCCGAGCATATTCTCTAGGCGTCGGAAATAAACCTTTCTTTTGGCGTTCCAACTGAATTCTAAGCACATCTACAACATCCGCGTCTTTAAGGGCTGTTTCTACACGATCATGAATTACTACACCCATTTGTTCAATATCACGCGGAATTAAAGTCCTCGGTCCAGCTAAATGAACTTCTGCCCCTAATTTAGTCAAAGCTATAATATTGGTACGCGCTACTCTGCTATGTAAAATATCCCCTAAAATTGCAACCTTAAGGCCAGAGAAAGTGCCTTTATGGGCTTTGATGGTAAACATATCTAATAGCCCTTGTGATGGGTGAGCATGCGCCCCATCACCGGCATTAATAATTACTGGTTTAGCGATTCCAGCGGCAAAATGCGCTGCTCCTTCTACTGGATGACGCATCACAATCGCATCGACATTCATTGCTTCAACTGTCAAAATTGTATCGCGCAAACTTTCACCTTTGGTAACACTAGAAGTAGAAGTTGTAATATTAACTACATCGGCGCCTAAGTATTTACCCGCTAATTCAAACGAAGTTCTAGTTCTAGTACTTGCTTCGAAAAATAAGTTTATTACAGCTTTACCTCGTAGCGTTGGTACTTTTTTTATATCTCGATTGATTATATTTTTCATCTCTCTCGCTGTATCTAAGATTAGATTATATTCATCTACGTTAAAATCTGCTAAGGTCAAAATATCTTTGCCATATAAGGAAACTGGTTTCATTGTTATTGTATCCCCTTTCGTTATCCTTTATTTTTTCTAAAACAAAAAAGCCTACTTGGTCATGAGAATGACAAAGTAGGCTTATAATTAACAAAAACTCTATAAGCACTGCCTTACCAGCCTCTCTGGACCAGTTTAAAGGGCAATATGTTACATTAACTATTTTATCATTGGATATTGTTAATGTCAACTTAAAGCTTAACGTTTTTTATAAAATTTAACAATTATGTTTACATTTTTGATATTCAGACATAACTATACAAGCAGTACTACTAAAAGAAATAAATGCCGCTACTAACAATACTATTTCTGCTGTAAAAAATTCTTTTAACAAACTCGATAAAAACAAACCGACAATCGCTCCAACAGCTCCAGAGGTAGTTATTATTGTCATTAATTTAACACTTGGATAAGCAGCTTGTTCGTTGCCATAAGACAAAATCGTAGAGTACATACCAGAAAAACCCAGGCCTAAGAAAAAAATCAATAAATAAGCATTGTTCATATTTAAAATCGTAAATAACATCACTACGCTTAAACAAATAATCATCCCAAGCAAATAAATTAGTTTGTGCGTTAGTATGCGTTTTGCCAAAAAACCGCAAGCAAAGCGGCCTACAGCCACCCCCACCCAAAGAAACACTAGGGAAAATGCCGCCTGTTCCGTGGTTGAGGCAAATTTTTCCAAAAGAAATACAGGTAACCAGACCGAAAAGAATATTTCTGCCTTTACATTTAAAAATAGTGCTAGAGAACTTAACTTACTATATAAATTTAATTTAAATTCAGTCTCCGTCTTAGAAATTAGCGGTGCTACTGCTTGTTTATCCACTTTATAATATAACAAACTAACCAAAGTTAAACCGATACACAATAAATATACCCAGCCCCAATAAACTTTGTTTATCAAAAAAAAGCCTACAACTAATGGCCCGATAATTGCCCCAGCACTATAAAAAAAGTTTAAAAAACTCATTTGTGAAGTGCGCTCTAATCCATTATACATAATCAAAATTATATTATTAGAAACTGAAAAATGCGCGCCTAAAGCGAGTGCCGCCAAAGTTATTGCTAAGGTAAAAATCCAAAGGTTTTTAGTGAAAAAAGCAATTAACAGCGTAACTGCTACAAGTAAAACGGTCTGATAAATAAACTTAGAAACCTTTATTTTCTCATAGCATTTACCAGTATAATAATTTCCTAAAGTTCTCGCTAATGTTGTCATCGCAAAGCAGTAGCCAATAGTTGATAAACTATAACCAAAGTATCCATTTAAAACCGGGGTCAATGCCCCTGGCAAAACAAAGAAAAACCCCTGCGTAAAGTACATGGAATAGGCTACTATCGTAGCTATTAATTTATTATTCATAGCTTATCCTCACTTGAAATTTTATCGCAACTTAACTGCAACAATAAATAATTTTTTATTCTTGCTTTTATGCCGTTACTAAAGATTCTTGTATTTAACATATTTTAACACATTTTCACAGGAAAAATAAATTATCTACCAATTCCAGTTTTCCACTTATAAGCTATCCTATTTTTGTGCTAGGAAAATTTTATTATACACCTCTGATTTTCCTAGCAACAGAAACTTGCAAATAAATGCAATAATAATTTTTAGTTGCTGATATTTAAACTGGATTAAGAATGTAAAAGTTCTTAATCCAGTTTAAATATCCTTTTTTATTATTCACACTACAACATTTGGCAACGAACCAAAAATTGATGAAGTAGAAAATATTATTAAAACAACCTTAACTGAGGAGCAAACCAGGGAATTAATTTATGATTTTTATGAGTCTGTAAAAAACAAAAAAGGCTCGGAATCGTTCCGAACCTTGCTTACTACCTTTGTTAATAAAATCACCATTTCAAATTCAAACATCTGCATCCAGTTTAAAATAAACTTTTGCGGTTTGAATGGTGCGGGAGAAGGGACTTGAACCCCCACGGTTACCCGCCAGATCCTAAGTCTGGTGCGTCTGCCAATTCCGCCACTCCCGCGCTATATATAATTATAAAATTATATCAAAGTTGGTGATCCACCCGCGACTCGAACGCGGGACACCCTGA from Succinispira mobilis DSM 6222 includes:
- a CDS encoding pyruvate, phosphate dikinase/phosphoenolpyruvate synthase regulator, with amino-acid sequence MDKLPIIYAVSDSIGETAESVAKATASQFKPGTFDIVRVPYMESTEQLEKLIIEAKTQKSVLCYTMVSPLLREFVAAKVAEHGVIAVDILGPMLNNVQKISGQEPKNKPGLVHALDQDYFRRVEAVEFAVKYDDGKNPWGLLKADVVVVGVSRTSKTPLSMYLAHKRIKVANVPLVPEIMPPEELFKIPANKIVGLIINPYKLNEIRAERLKTMGLADDSSYADVVRINEELEYAKGIMRKIHCMVIDVSNRAIEETANIIIDHVRKNSKE
- a CDS encoding helix-turn-helix transcriptional regulator, whose protein sequence is MRTISLTERQKKIAEMVRERGPITGESIAQNLNVTRAALRSDLAILVMSGVLDARPKVGYFYTGKNNLSMLTDELANLCVRDIQSVPVVLQNNKNAYDAIVMMFLEDVGSVFILDEHSFLCGVVSRKDLLKASLNNKEDLSKTPIVMVMTPLSKLIVTTTDEPIAVAIRKIIDNEIDGLPVVKQVGKEKKYEIVGRLTKTNLSRLLLDLAEGRGRFLS
- the pyrE gene encoding orotate phosphoribosyltransferase → MQETEVLALLEETQAVMHGHFLLTSGLHSPMYVEKFNVLQHPKYTEKLCQALAANFAQDQVQLVVGPVTGGILLAHEVGKALGTRAIFTERENGKMTLKRGFEIPAGTKVLVVEDIVTTGGSVFEVLDVIKEHGGEVVGVGLLVDRSGGKVDFAVKTKALLTLNIETYPATTCPMCAQGQEFTKRGRTGK
- the pyrF gene encoding orotidine-5'-phosphate decarboxylase — encoded protein: MILDKRLIVALDVPNMAKLSNLVIGLGESVTYYKVGMELFYSCGAEVVRYLKGNGKSIFLDLKLHDIPNTVGSSLAALTELGVDMLNVHATGGFQMMQFAAQTVKARAAELGIKAPKLIAVTVLTSISAEEWQELNYAESISAQVIHLAKLAKKAGLDGVVASPQEAAAIRAACGEEFLIVTPGIRPAGSELNDQSRIATPKAAIENGATHLVIGRPITKATDLKQAVQDIVKEMQEAKK
- a CDS encoding dihydroorotate dehydrogenase, with the protein product MGLTAAQLQRLNTEIVGINMPTPIMTASGTFGWGVEFEDFLDLNQVGGIVVKGTTLKPRAGNFGQRAVETPAGMLNCIGLENPGVEAFLQDILPKLGKYYSPVIVNIAGNTPEEYGEVAKYLDVPGVAAIELNISCPNVKEGGIAFGVCPDSASKVVRAVKQAVSKPVITKLSPNVTDIVAMAQAVEQAGSDAICMINTLVGMKIDIHKQKPVLGNVMGGLSGPAIRPVAVRMVYQVAQAVHIPIVGMGGIMTAEDAIEFFLAGASAVAVGTANFVNPSIAQEINYGILAYLDKYNYKHVQELVGLAWQ
- a CDS encoding dihydroorotate dehydrogenase electron transfer subunit gives rise to the protein MKKIIEAKVVKQVEIGPQVYKTEVYVPELASITLPGQFAQLKVKGAQQPLLRRPISVADVDGDAKTLTFIYKVLGEGTQALSLVQVGEYLDIVGPLGNGFNLTAKKPLLVGGGLGIAPLIYLSRVFCGLNTEVLLAGRSAQELFWQDLFTASCKQIHITTDDGSLGVQGNALALLPELLASGKYDAVYTCGPVKMMQGVAKLAIEQGIPCQVSLEKYMACGIGACLSCSCATKSGKRVKVCTDGPVFPAEEVIEWD
- the carB gene encoding carbamoyl-phosphate synthase large subunit; the protein is MPKKTYIKKVMVIGSGPIVIGQAAEFDYAGTQACRTLKNEGIEVVLVNSNPATIMTDTDIADRVYIEPLTVEFLEEVIKKERPDGLLATLGGQTGLNLAVDLAKRGVLSEYKVELLGTSIESIKKAEDRELFKETMQKINQPIPESAIVETVAAAREFARRVGYPLIVRPAYTLGGTGGGIATCEAELLEITNRGLKHSLIGQALIERSVAGWKEIEYEVLRDAADNCITVCNMENIDPVGVHTGDSIVVAPTQTLTDREVQMLRTASIKIVRELGVEGGCNVQLALDTQSERYCVIEVNPRVSRSSALASKATGYPIAKVAAKIAIGYRLDEIINEVTQKTMACFEPALDYAVIKFPRWPFDKFVDADRVLGTQMKATGEVMAIERNIEAGLLKAVRSLEIGLTHLQLPELEKLADQELFAKVAEITDERIFVIAESMRRGLSIAEIHEITKIDNFFLQKFLNIVEMEKSLKASGFDAKLIRKAKKMGFADVTIANLLNSTALEVRNFRKNAAIIPTYKMVDTCAAEFEAFTPYYYSTYAQEDEVAVSERKKVLVLGSGPIRIGQGIEFDYCSVHSVWALKELGYETIIINNNPETVSTDFDTSDKLYFEPLTLEDVLNVIDKEQPEGVIVQFGGQTAINLAGPLAACGVKILGTSVNSIDMAEDRERFEELLTELNIARPKGRTVTNITEALSAAAHVGYPVVVRPSYVLGGRAMEIVYNDEELHHYMSYAVKASAEHPVLVDHYMQGTEVEVDAICDGTEVLIPGIMEHIERAGVHSGDSIAVYPPKNLSERIIAKVIDYTNKLALGLKVQGVINIQYIVKDEQLYVIEVNPRSSRTVPFLSKVTNIPIVKLATKIATGKTLKDLGYKSGLCMFPDYYAVKAPVFSFAKMNLVDISLGPEMKSTGEVMGIDRYYSRALYKATIASGINIPHEGAILFTVADRDKEEAGVLAQGFEELGYKIIATKGTSNYFKSLGIVCTEAVKISEGTPNLLDDIKAGKINLVVNTLTLGKQLERDGFKIRRATVEHALPCLTSMDTAKEVMGVIANMRRRRLISVMAMQDFNWEV